The proteins below come from a single Lactobacillus johnsonii genomic window:
- a CDS encoding C69 family dipeptidase yields MIESNHSACTSILIGKNATTDGSIIIGRNEDDKPNCAKHLAFHEEKDIPNNHFKSNLNKFEMDLPTHRYAYSSTPNWSDKKGVYEESGINQFGVAMSATETTYANDQVQSFDPFKKTGIIEEAMVTCILPYVKTAREAIARFAKIIKDHTAGESDGILFADPKEAWYFEIGTAHYWVAQRIPDDCYAVAANELAIQEIDFNDSDNFITAPGLQKFVEEHNLWPNNKPFNWRRIFGTHNLLDLTYNTARVWTGQRILSPSIKQEPSSFDIPFIQKADHPISITDAQRVLRDHYDGTKYDVANPVNKDTAVYRPISVDFTEESHLLQLKGKDWIHWLSLGITCQNVYVPFYPQGSVVPSFYRHGKDKYASNSAYWIYKEAQVLADRSWKDYGLQLYQARNATQQKLSQMRAEYDVKVDKEKDPAKKLDLINKANKDLAHTAVKDYQELIGKLITKQIKKSPLHFRRDPDL; encoded by the coding sequence ATGATTGAAAGTAATCACAGTGCATGTACATCAATTTTAATTGGAAAAAATGCTACAACAGATGGCAGCATTATCATTGGACGTAATGAAGATGATAAGCCAAACTGTGCTAAGCATTTAGCTTTTCATGAAGAAAAGGATATTCCTAATAATCACTTTAAGTCTAACTTGAATAAGTTTGAAATGGATTTACCAACCCATAGATATGCTTATTCTTCAACTCCAAATTGGAGTGACAAGAAGGGTGTTTATGAAGAATCTGGGATTAACCAGTTTGGTGTAGCAATGAGTGCTACTGAAACTACTTATGCTAATGACCAAGTTCAATCTTTTGATCCATTTAAGAAGACCGGTATCATTGAAGAAGCAATGGTAACTTGTATTTTGCCTTATGTAAAGACAGCCCGCGAAGCTATTGCCCGCTTTGCTAAGATTATTAAAGATCATACTGCAGGTGAATCAGATGGTATTTTGTTTGCCGATCCTAAAGAAGCTTGGTACTTCGAAATTGGTACTGCTCACTACTGGGTAGCACAACGTATTCCAGATGATTGCTATGCTGTAGCTGCTAATGAATTAGCCATTCAAGAAATTGACTTTAATGACTCTGATAACTTCATTACTGCTCCTGGTTTACAAAAATTTGTTGAAGAGCATAATTTATGGCCAAATAATAAGCCATTTAATTGGCGCCGTATTTTTGGTACACATAATCTGTTAGATTTAACTTATAACACTGCTCGTGTTTGGACTGGTCAAAGAATTTTAAGTCCTTCTATTAAGCAAGAGCCAAGCAGCTTTGATATTCCATTTATTCAAAAAGCAGACCATCCAATTTCAATTACTGATGCCCAAAGAGTATTAAGAGACCACTATGATGGAACTAAATATGATGTAGCAAATCCGGTTAATAAAGATACAGCCGTATATCGTCCAATTAGTGTTGACTTTACTGAAGAATCACACTTATTGCAACTTAAGGGTAAGGACTGGATTCACTGGTTATCGTTAGGCATTACTTGTCAAAATGTATATGTTCCTTTCTACCCACAAGGTAGCGTAGTACCAAGCTTCTATAGACACGGAAAAGATAAGTATGCTTCAAACTCAGCATATTGGATCTACAAGGAAGCACAAGTTTTAGCTGATCGTTCATGGAAAGACTATGGTTTGCAATTGTATCAAGCTAGAAATGCTACACAACAAAAATTAAGTCAAATGCGGGCAGAATATGATGTCAAAGTTGATAAAGAAAAAGATCCTGCAAAGAAGTTAGACTTAATTAATAAAGCAAACAAAGACTTAGCTCATACAGCAGTTAAAGACTACCAAGAATTAATTGGTAAGTTAATCACAAAGCAAATAAAGAAATCACCATTGCACTTTAGAAGAGACCCAGACTTATAA
- a CDS encoding MFS transporter, translated as MDTMVKHRHTLSKNQKWVIASTSSGFALENMDVLFLSFAMSSMIADLHLSGGEAGFISTITNLGMLVGGIAFGILGDKIGRVKTFSHTVIIFAIATALMAFANNIYLIYALRFLAGIGAGGEYGVGIALIAENFHKEQIGKMTSVAAIGGQIGAILAALIAAWIIPAAGWHMLFLVGILPVILTIFIRKHVHESEQFIRVQASESNSLLSDVAKKMFSTLHLAWQTVGLMIMMTVQIAGYFGLMNWLPTIVQKQLNLNVSNSSLWMISTIIGMSIGMMTFGSIFDYFGPRRAFAIFLIGSALMVYTLSLAQNMTMLLIIGAVVGFFSNGMFGGYGAVISRLYPTEIRSSANNIIVNVGRAIGGFSSVVIGILMDKYNLGVVMGFLSALYLLSFVVMITLPGLKTLTKEAKRN; from the coding sequence ATGGATACAATGGTTAAGCACAGACATACTCTAAGCAAAAATCAGAAGTGGGTTATTGCATCTACTTCATCAGGTTTTGCGCTTGAGAATATGGATGTGCTTTTTTTATCGTTTGCAATGAGTTCGATGATTGCTGATCTTCACTTGTCAGGTGGGGAGGCTGGTTTTATTTCAACGATTACTAATTTAGGAATGTTAGTTGGTGGAATCGCCTTTGGAATTTTAGGTGATAAGATTGGTCGAGTTAAAACTTTTAGCCATACAGTAATTATTTTTGCAATTGCGACAGCTTTGATGGCATTTGCCAATAATATTTATCTTATCTATGCCCTTCGGTTTTTAGCAGGAATTGGAGCAGGTGGAGAATATGGTGTTGGAATTGCTTTAATTGCTGAGAACTTTCATAAAGAACAAATTGGTAAAATGACCTCAGTAGCAGCGATTGGTGGCCAAATTGGAGCAATTTTAGCGGCTTTAATTGCAGCTTGGATTATTCCAGCAGCAGGTTGGCATATGCTATTTTTAGTAGGGATTCTTCCAGTAATTTTAACCATCTTCATTAGAAAACACGTCCATGAAAGTGAACAATTTATTAGGGTTCAAGCTAGTGAAAGTAATTCTTTATTATCGGATGTCGCTAAAAAAATGTTTTCAACACTACATCTTGCTTGGCAAACCGTGGGTCTAATGATTATGATGACAGTTCAAATTGCTGGATACTTTGGTTTAATGAACTGGCTTCCCACAATTGTGCAAAAGCAATTGAATTTAAATGTTTCAAATTCTAGTCTTTGGATGATTTCTACGATTATTGGAATGAGCATTGGTATGATGACATTTGGCTCAATTTTTGACTACTTTGGCCCGAGAAGAGCCTTTGCAATTTTCTTAATTGGTTCAGCTTTAATGGTTTATACATTAAGTTTGGCCCAAAATATGACCATGCTCTTGATTATTGGAGCTGTAGTTGGCTTTTTCTCAAATGGGATGTTTGGTGGCTATGGCGCTGTAATCAGTAGATTATATCCAACAGAAATTCGGTCGAGTGCCAATAATATTATTGTTAATGTCGGCAGAGCAATCGGTGGATTTTCATCAGTAGTAATAGGTATTTTAATGGATAAATATAACTTAGGCGTAGTAATGGGCTTTTTATCAGCTTTATACTTACTTAGCTTTGTTGTGATGATTACTTTACCAGGCTTAAAAACTTTAACAAAAGAAGCTAAAAGAAACTAA
- a CDS encoding alpha/beta hydrolase has protein sequence MKKKKIYLASFFIALFLFVLAGCGQKAQNIPAKRVTVSLTNTKTIPTFFFHGWGSSANAETQMANAAKKAGVSNTIIQADVSKNGTVKLKGTIPKNAKNPIIKVNLEDNQSGKTSYVKDVITAISNKYHYAKINLVGHSMGNLQIANYINENYDNKKLPKINKVVSIAGHYDGYLGEEAGQKAKIKNKKTGEPDIYNDGFKQLLPLRKHYPRQIEVLNIYGNKEDGSNSDGSVSVASAQSYKYLINGRAKSYREVEIKGKNAQHSKLHENKEVDKLLINFLWKE, from the coding sequence ATGAAGAAGAAAAAGATTTATCTTGCTAGTTTTTTTATTGCATTATTTTTATTTGTGTTAGCGGGATGTGGTCAAAAAGCTCAAAATATTCCTGCTAAAAGGGTTACTGTATCTTTAACCAATACTAAAACAATTCCCACATTTTTCTTTCATGGTTGGGGGTCAAGTGCAAATGCGGAGACCCAAATGGCGAATGCCGCAAAAAAGGCTGGTGTAAGTAATACAATTATTCAAGCAGATGTAAGTAAAAATGGCACTGTTAAACTTAAAGGCACGATCCCAAAAAATGCAAAAAATCCAATTATCAAAGTTAATCTAGAAGATAATCAGAGTGGAAAAACATCATATGTAAAAGATGTAATAACTGCAATCTCTAATAAATATCATTATGCAAAGATTAATTTAGTTGGTCATTCAATGGGAAATCTACAAATTGCTAACTACATTAATGAAAACTATGACAATAAAAAATTGCCTAAGATTAATAAAGTAGTTTCAATTGCAGGGCATTACGATGGCTATCTTGGTGAAGAAGCTGGCCAAAAGGCTAAGATCAAAAATAAGAAAACAGGTGAACCGGATATTTATAATGATGGTTTTAAGCAATTATTACCTTTACGGAAACACTATCCGAGACAAATTGAGGTCTTAAATATCTATGGTAATAAAGAGGACGGTTCAAATTCTGACGGATCAGTTTCTGTAGCCTCAGCACAAAGTTATAAATATTTAATTAATGGCCGTGCCAAATCATACCGTGAAGTAGAAATTAAGGGTAAGAATGCACAACATAGCAAATTACACGAAAATAAAGAAGTTGATAAACTTTTAATTAATTTTTTATGGAAAGAATAA
- a CDS encoding MarR family winged helix-turn-helix transcriptional regulator, with amino-acid sequence MELTATEKLNFAIIRGGKAYAEWDRQHGMPSYLTIILYELLMRQRLTQKDLVNLSDLPKQSINKGIHRLLEQDYLELTIDPEDNRVKYCQLTASGKKYAKKKMTPLFEIEKQIAQKMGAQKMEQLVALNEEWSDTFWELLRKKGE; translated from the coding sequence ATGGAATTAACTGCTACCGAAAAGTTGAATTTTGCAATTATCCGAGGTGGAAAAGCTTATGCAGAGTGGGATAGACAACATGGCATGCCAAGTTATCTAACCATTATTTTGTATGAACTATTAATGCGCCAAAGATTAACGCAAAAAGATCTGGTCAACTTAAGTGACTTACCAAAGCAATCTATTAATAAAGGAATTCACCGCTTACTAGAACAAGATTATCTAGAACTGACAATTGATCCAGAAGATAATCGGGTTAAGTATTGCCAGCTAACTGCTTCAGGGAAAAAATACGCTAAAAAGAAAATGACTCCTTTATTTGAAATTGAAAAGCAAATTGCACAAAAAATGGGCGCACAAAAGATGGAACAGTTAGTGGCTCTAAATGAAGAGTGGAGTGATACCTTTTGGGAGCTTTTAAGAAAGAAGGGAGAATAA
- a CDS encoding ABC transporter ATP-binding protein has translation MQILKPHFKNYRKEIILAIITILISAFATLWQPRLLENIQKAILADNQSVVLRDGIGLVVLGLLAIIAGIFNVYYAAKIAQGITSDLREETYAKIQSFSFGNIEKFSSGSLVVRLINDMNQVMNMMMILFMQLLRMPIILIGSFVLSIITIPQYWWAPVLMLSLMMGVGYIVIQNMNKLFAKFQHYMDKISTRVKENLQGVRVVKSFNQGENEIKRFNKTSDDLNELNIKIGYWISTIMPAFMLIAYLVIALVVFLVGRSANLTPTDVAVISPYVSYILTLLFAILIGGFVIMNFTRGMVSLRRIKEVLDTEPDVKFDPNAPTAPEKGSIEFENVSFTYPDGDKPTLKNISFKVKPGEMVGIVGATGSGKSTLAQLIPRLYDPTKGTIKIGGKDLKTIGEKSLRNTVSMVLQKAILFSGTIASNLRQGKEDATDYELKRASEIAQAQEFVGQYPDQFDHEVEERSANFSGGQKQRLSIARGVIGQPPILILDDSTSALDAKSEKLVQEALEHDLKDTTTVIIAEKIVSVMNADKILVLDDGKLVAEGTHEELLKTSPIYQDIYRTQKAKEKRGEIDE, from the coding sequence ATGCAAATTTTGAAGCCACACTTCAAAAATTATCGTAAAGAAATAATTTTAGCGATTATTACAATTCTAATTTCTGCTTTTGCAACCTTATGGCAGCCAAGATTATTAGAAAATATCCAAAAAGCAATTTTGGCGGATAACCAGAGTGTTGTCTTAAGAGATGGAATTGGATTAGTTGTACTCGGTTTATTAGCAATTATTGCTGGTATTTTTAACGTATATTATGCTGCAAAAATTGCCCAGGGAATAACCTCAGATTTACGTGAAGAAACTTATGCTAAGATTCAAAGTTTTTCTTTTGGAAATATTGAAAAATTCTCTAGTGGTTCATTAGTTGTTCGTTTAATTAATGATATGAACCAAGTTATGAATATGATGATGATCTTATTCATGCAATTACTCAGAATGCCAATTATTTTAATTGGATCATTTGTACTGAGTATTATTACAATTCCTCAGTATTGGTGGGCTCCAGTGTTGATGCTATCTTTAATGATGGGAGTTGGATACATTGTTATTCAAAATATGAATAAACTTTTTGCTAAATTCCAACATTATATGGATAAAATTTCTACTCGGGTTAAAGAAAATTTACAGGGTGTACGTGTAGTTAAGTCATTTAATCAAGGCGAAAATGAGATTAAGAGATTTAACAAAACTTCCGATGATTTAAACGAATTAAATATTAAAATTGGCTACTGGATTTCTACTATTATGCCCGCGTTTATGTTAATTGCTTATTTAGTAATTGCTTTAGTTGTCTTTTTAGTAGGTCGGAGTGCCAATTTAACTCCAACTGATGTTGCAGTCATATCACCATATGTTTCTTATATTTTAACTTTGCTTTTTGCAATTTTAATTGGTGGCTTTGTAATTATGAACTTTACTCGTGGTATGGTTTCTCTACGAAGAATTAAAGAAGTTCTTGATACTGAACCAGATGTTAAGTTTGATCCTAATGCACCGACTGCACCAGAAAAGGGTAGTATTGAATTTGAAAATGTTTCTTTCACTTATCCTGATGGAGATAAGCCAACCTTGAAGAATATTTCATTTAAGGTAAAACCAGGTGAAATGGTTGGTATTGTTGGAGCAACCGGATCTGGTAAAAGTACGCTTGCACAACTTATTCCACGTCTCTATGATCCGACTAAAGGAACAATAAAAATTGGTGGCAAAGACTTAAAGACAATTGGTGAAAAATCACTACGTAATACTGTTTCAATGGTTTTACAAAAAGCAATTTTATTCTCTGGAACAATTGCTTCTAACTTGCGTCAAGGAAAAGAAGATGCGACCGATTATGAATTAAAACGTGCTTCAGAAATTGCCCAAGCACAGGAATTTGTTGGTCAATATCCGGATCAATTTGACCATGAAGTAGAAGAAAGATCAGCTAACTTCTCTGGTGGTCAAAAGCAACGTTTATCAATTGCTCGTGGTGTTATTGGTCAGCCACCGATTTTAATTTTAGATGACTCCACTTCAGCCTTAGATGCTAAGTCTGAAAAATTAGTTCAAGAAGCTTTAGAGCATGACTTAAAAGATACAACAACAGTAATTATTGCTGAAAAGATAGTATCAGTGATGAATGCAGACAAAATTTTAGTTTTAGATGATGGTAAATTGGTTGCTGAAGGAACTCATGAAGAATTACTAAAGACTTCGCCAATTTATCAAGATATTTATCGTACACAGAAAGCTAAAGAAAAGAGAGGTGAAATTGATGAGTAA
- a CDS encoding ABC transporter ATP-binding protein translates to MSNTKKALKYFAKYLKNYWKGVTIVIVLSLISTLSQVLGPLFLGNAVQELTKAVNKVASRTHDLSSFYQALGSMVGVYAAGIIASFIAWMVMSKFTANATNDMRENLFAKFQRMLIRYFDTHQDGKLLSLFNSDLDNIFNALNNAIFEIISQGALLIGTIIMMFIVNPTMALFTVATTPFILIISLVIMKKARIYLDKQQDKISDLNGYVNEQINGEKVIITNGLQEESVQNFKKYNNDVRSAMFKGQFYSGMLFPLLQGISLLNLAIVIGGGAWLIVSGQVSQAIGLGLIVAFVEYSQTYFQPLTQLTSIYSMTQLALTGARRLATVEEQDEENTVPDGKVLKGIKKGVKLENVHFGYNADKEILHGVSIDVDKGKSVAVVGPTGSGKTTIMNLINRFYDVNSGKVTFDGVDVRDITLESLRNNVGIVLQDSVLFTGTVEDNIKYGKPDASRDEVIAAAKEANIHDFITTLPDGYDTQVSEENSVFSTGQKQLISIARTILTDPEFLILDEATSNVDTVTEAKIQKAMDAVIAGRTSFVIAHRLKTILNSDKIVVLKDGNVIEEGNHDELIKKRGFYYGLYTNQMAFE, encoded by the coding sequence ATGAGTAATACTAAAAAAGCATTAAAATACTTTGCCAAGTATTTAAAGAATTATTGGAAAGGCGTTACAATTGTTATCGTCTTATCCTTGATTTCGACTTTGAGTCAAGTACTTGGTCCTCTTTTCCTAGGAAATGCTGTTCAAGAATTAACTAAGGCAGTTAACAAAGTAGCTAGCCGTACTCATGATTTAAGTAGCTTTTATCAGGCTTTAGGATCAATGGTGGGTGTATATGCAGCTGGAATTATCGCATCATTTATTGCATGGATGGTAATGTCAAAATTCACTGCAAATGCTACTAATGATATGAGAGAAAACTTATTTGCTAAGTTTCAAAGAATGTTAATTCGCTACTTTGATACTCATCAAGATGGAAAACTATTATCTCTATTTAATTCAGACTTAGATAATATTTTTAATGCCTTGAATAATGCAATTTTTGAAATTATTTCTCAAGGCGCATTATTAATCGGAACTATCATTATGATGTTTATCGTAAACCCAACTATGGCCCTATTTACGGTAGCAACAACGCCATTTATTTTGATTATTAGTTTAGTCATTATGAAGAAGGCGAGAATTTACTTAGATAAGCAACAGGATAAAATTAGTGATCTTAATGGTTATGTAAATGAACAGATCAATGGTGAAAAAGTAATTATTACTAACGGCTTACAAGAAGAATCTGTTCAAAACTTTAAAAAGTACAATAACGATGTTCGTAGCGCTATGTTCAAAGGTCAATTTTATTCTGGGATGCTCTTCCCCTTGCTACAAGGAATCTCTTTACTGAATTTAGCCATTGTAATTGGTGGAGGGGCATGGCTGATTGTTAGTGGCCAAGTCAGTCAAGCAATTGGTTTGGGATTAATTGTTGCCTTTGTTGAATATTCACAAACATATTTCCAACCACTAACCCAACTCACTTCAATTTATTCAATGACACAGCTTGCTTTAACTGGTGCTAGAAGATTGGCAACTGTTGAAGAACAAGATGAGGAGAATACGGTACCTGATGGAAAAGTTCTTAAAGGAATCAAAAAGGGCGTTAAATTAGAAAACGTTCATTTTGGCTATAACGCTGATAAAGAAATCTTGCACGGTGTTTCAATTGATGTCGATAAAGGTAAGTCAGTTGCTGTAGTTGGACCAACGGGTTCAGGTAAAACTACAATCATGAACCTAATTAATCGCTTCTACGATGTAAATAGTGGGAAAGTAACTTTTGATGGCGTTGATGTGCGTGATATTACTCTTGAATCTTTAAGAAATAATGTTGGTATTGTTTTACAGGATTCGGTTCTATTTACTGGAACCGTTGAAGATAATATTAAATATGGTAAACCAGATGCGAGCCGAGATGAGGTGATTGCGGCCGCAAAAGAAGCTAATATTCATGACTTCATTACGACCCTACCTGATGGTTATGATACGCAAGTTTCAGAAGAGAATTCCGTCTTTTCTACTGGTCAAAAGCAATTAATTTCAATTGCTCGAACAATCTTAACTGACCCAGAATTTTTGATTTTGGATGAGGCTACTTCTAATGTAGACACTGTTACTGAGGCTAAGATTCAAAAAGCTATGGACGCGGTTATTGCAGGTAGAACTAGTTTTGTTATTGCTCACCGTTTGAAGACTATCTTAAATTCAGATAAAATAGTAGTGTTGAAAGATGGAAATGTCATTGAAGAAGGAAATCACGATGAATTAATTAAGAAGCGTGGTTTTTACTATGGCTTGTATACTAATCAAATGGCATTTGAATAA
- a CDS encoding transporter substrate-binding domain-containing protein: protein MKRKLRFFSLFVVLFSVFLLSACQKNTRNVYQEVKKSDEITWGVKADTRLFGLMSIKTGKIEGFEVDLANALTKEILGKNAKANFVQTTAKTKIPLLKNGNIDAVLAAMTITPERKKQIDFSDPYFYAGQSLLVKDDSTIKSIKDMNGKTALAVKGTTAVANVKKFAPKAKVLEFDDYGQAFTALKAGQGQAMTTDNGLLAGIATENKGYKLVGGTYTKEPYGIAVNKGQTQMKNAINRALVKLKKDGTYDALVKKWFSGIPGFNIKEAEGEK from the coding sequence GTGAAGAGAAAGCTACGATTCTTTTCTTTATTTGTTGTCTTATTTAGCGTTTTTTTACTTTCGGCATGTCAAAAAAATACTCGTAACGTCTACCAAGAAGTTAAAAAAAGTGATGAAATTACTTGGGGTGTTAAGGCGGATACCCGTTTATTTGGTTTAATGAGTATTAAAACCGGAAAAATTGAAGGTTTTGAAGTTGATTTAGCAAATGCTTTAACTAAGGAAATACTAGGAAAAAATGCTAAGGCAAACTTTGTACAAACTACTGCAAAAACAAAAATTCCACTTTTGAAAAATGGAAATATTGATGCAGTTTTAGCGGCAATGACGATTACGCCAGAACGCAAAAAGCAAATTGATTTTAGCGATCCATATTTTTATGCTGGACAATCACTTCTTGTAAAAGATGATTCAACAATCAAGAGCATTAAAGATATGAATGGTAAAACTGCATTAGCTGTAAAAGGTACAACAGCAGTTGCCAATGTTAAAAAATTTGCACCTAAGGCTAAAGTATTAGAATTTGATGATTATGGTCAAGCATTTACTGCGCTTAAAGCCGGTCAAGGTCAAGCCATGACTACTGATAATGGTTTGCTTGCCGGAATTGCAACAGAAAACAAGGGCTATAAACTTGTAGGGGGCACCTATACTAAGGAACCCTATGGAATTGCTGTCAATAAAGGACAGACACAAATGAAAAATGCAATTAATCGTGCACTAGTAAAATTAAAAAAAGATGGGACGTATGATGCCTTGGTAAAGAAGTGGTTTAGCGGTATTCCGGGCTTTAATATTAAAGAGGCCGAAGGTGAAAAATAA
- a CDS encoding amino acid ABC transporter ATP-binding protein: protein MAAIIDFKHVNKYYGKFHALKDINLSIEEGQVVSIIGPSGSGKSTLIRTMNGLERINSGTLMVTGYDLADKHTDLNKIRKNVGMVFQHFNLYDNHTVLENITLAPKIVLHRPDKENNDIAMDLLKKVGLEEKANMYPRQLSGGQKQRVAIARSLAMRPKAILFDEPTSALDPEMIQDVLDVMKYVADQGITMVVVTHEMGFAREVGDRLIFFDQGRILEDEKPEEFFAHPKTERARQFLSKVITEKLGG from the coding sequence ATGGCTGCAATTATTGATTTTAAGCATGTAAATAAGTACTATGGTAAGTTCCATGCTTTAAAGGATATTAATTTGAGTATTGAAGAGGGTCAAGTTGTTTCAATTATCGGCCCGTCTGGTTCTGGTAAGAGTACTTTGATTCGTACAATGAATGGATTAGAGCGAATTAATTCTGGTACTTTGATGGTTACTGGCTATGATTTGGCAGATAAGCATACGGATTTAAATAAAATTCGTAAGAATGTGGGAATGGTTTTCCAACATTTTAACTTATACGACAACCACACTGTGCTTGAAAATATAACTTTAGCTCCTAAGATTGTTTTGCATAGACCAGATAAGGAAAATAATGATATTGCCATGGATCTTCTAAAAAAAGTTGGTCTTGAAGAAAAGGCAAATATGTATCCAAGACAATTGTCTGGTGGACAAAAGCAACGTGTTGCAATTGCTCGTTCATTAGCTATGAGACCAAAGGCAATTTTGTTTGATGAACCAACTAGTGCTCTTGATCCAGAAATGATTCAAGATGTGTTAGATGTTATGAAATACGTAGCAGATCAAGGAATTACAATGGTTGTTGTAACTCACGAAATGGGATTTGCTCGTGAAGTTGGGGACAGATTAATTTTCTTTGATCAAGGTAGAATTTTAGAGGATGAAAAACCAGAAGAATTCTTTGCACATCCTAAGACTGAACGTGCACGTCAATTTTTAAGTAAGGTTATTACTGAAAAGCTAGGTGGCTAA
- a CDS encoding transporter substrate-binding domain-containing protein has protein sequence MKKSTKIFILPLVLALLVTLTGCAKKQKSSNVYDQVKESKTITWGVKADTRLFGLMSIKTGKIEGFEVDLAKALTKQMLGKDAKAEFVQTTPKTRIPLLKNGNIDAILATMTITPDRKKQVTFSEPYFTAGQSLLVKDDSSIKNVRDLNGKTALAVKGTTAVDNVKKFAPKAKVLEYDDYGQAFTALKAGQGQAMTTDNGLLAGIASENKGYKLVGGTYTSEPYGIAVEKGQTDFADHINKALNELKKNGTYHRLLVKWFDGIPGFNIKEVENS, from the coding sequence ATGAAAAAATCAACTAAGATTTTTATTTTGCCTCTGGTACTAGCTTTATTAGTTACTTTGACCGGCTGTGCCAAGAAGCAGAAATCAAGTAATGTTTATGATCAGGTTAAAGAGAGTAAGACAATTACTTGGGGAGTTAAGGCTGATACTCGTTTATTTGGTTTAATGAGTATTAAAACTGGAAAAATCGAAGGCTTTGAAGTTGATTTAGCAAAGGCCTTAACTAAGCAAATGTTGGGCAAAGACGCAAAAGCTGAATTTGTACAAACAACTCCCAAAACAAGAATACCGTTATTAAAAAATGGAAATATTGATGCAATTTTAGCAACAATGACTATTACGCCTGATCGAAAAAAACAAGTAACTTTTAGTGAACCATATTTTACTGCTGGACAATCACTACTTGTAAAAGATGATTCTTCAATCAAAAATGTTAGAGACTTGAATGGTAAAACTGCCTTAGCTGTTAAAGGAACAACAGCAGTTGATAATGTTAAGAAGTTTGCGCCTAAAGCAAAAGTTTTGGAATATGATGATTATGGTCAAGCATTTACTGCATTAAAAGCTGGTCAAGGACAAGCAATGACTACCGATAACGGATTACTTGCCGGTATTGCTAGTGAAAATAAAGGTTATAAATTAGTAGGGGGAACTTACACAAGTGAACCTTACGGTATTGCGGTAGAAAAAGGTCAAACTGATTTTGCTGATCATATTAATAAGGCACTAAATGAATTAAAGAAAAATGGAACGTATCATCGTCTATTAGTTAAATGGTTTGACGGTATTCCAGGATTTAATATTAAGGAGGTTGAAAATTCGTGA
- a CDS encoding amino acid ABC transporter permease, with protein sequence MIGILTNHWSEFLSGFWNTILCSVIALFFSLILGVGFALLEVAPNKFGRAVAHVYIEIFRNIPLLVITMIFYLVVPQIWFKVSGFAAGTIGLTLYTSAFIAETVRAGINSVGDGQMEGARSNGMTYTQAMRYVILPQALKIVIPPLGNQFINLIKNSSVLAFVAGFDLMYQADVIAFSSFETINTYVVVGLFYLVLTLPLSYYMRHLEKKLA encoded by the coding sequence GTGATAGGAATTTTAACAAATCATTGGTCTGAATTCTTATCAGGCTTTTGGAACACAATTTTATGTAGTGTAATTGCCCTATTCTTTAGTTTGATCCTTGGGGTAGGTTTTGCTTTGTTAGAAGTTGCACCAAATAAGTTTGGTAGAGCAGTAGCACATGTCTACATTGAAATTTTCCGTAACATTCCTTTGTTAGTTATTACAATGATCTTTTATCTGGTTGTACCTCAAATTTGGTTCAAGGTATCTGGATTTGCAGCAGGTACAATTGGATTAACATTATATACTTCAGCATTTATTGCAGAAACAGTTAGAGCGGGAATTAACTCAGTTGGTGATGGTCAAATGGAAGGTGCCCGCTCAAATGGGATGACTTATACGCAAGCTATGCGGTATGTTATCTTGCCACAAGCTTTAAAGATTGTCATTCCGCCATTAGGTAACCAGTTCATTAACTTAATTAAGAACTCATCTGTTTTAGCCTTTGTAGCAGGTTTTGATTTGATGTATCAAGCAGACGTAATTGCATTCTCATCATTTGAAACAATCAATACTTATGTTGTTGTAGGGTTATTTTACTTAGTACTAACCCTCCCATTAAGTTACTACATGCGTCACTTAGAAAAGAAATTAGCCTAG